The DNA window GTGAATACAGCTACCTTCACTGCAAGGACTGGACCTATTTTTTGAGGAATCCGCACTTGGTGAAGATGACTTAAGGAGCACAGGACTAACAGTACATCTGAGAGAAAGGTCAAAGTCTGTGAGCATTATATGCCCATCTTCTCGGACCAGAATATTTTCAGGTTTTAAGTCTCGATAGACAACCCCAAGCATGTGCAAGTATTCCAACGCAAGGAGGACTTCTGCAATGTAAAACCTACAAATATGACAACATGACATTAGTTTCCAGAAGATCAAGGGACCAGAGTAAACATTAGGAGTGAATCAACTTGTGCATCAACCTAATGGTATGAAACTTGTCTCCTtcagatttagggtttaacagCACTCTTAGCCAGATCAACTTGTGTATCAACCTAATGGTATGAAACTTGTCTCCTTCAGGGTTAGGGTTTAACAACACTTTTAGCCACATAACTCATTTCTTGAATAAATGCAAACAAGACAATTTCTCTTATAGAGGAAATATATTTGTAGAGAAACACAAATGTATTTATGTATctatctctccatatatatgttGCATGTAACAACTTGGTTGAGAAAAACACCCATAGCACATAGTTTATGCACAGACACACATGATCACACGCAGCTCATAACTAGATTATGCATAGAACATAGTACAGCATATACGAAGTCAGGAACCGGTTGTTAgtgaaaaacatatataatgaaGCTAAGAGATAGAGGTAAAAATCATCAGAAGTGAAGCTATAGGAGAGACATTCACCTGGCTGCATATTCGGAGAAACACCGACTGGGTTGCTTCTGCCTCAGCACATGTAGATCTCCCCCAGGACAATGTTCCATAACCAAGCACGACAATTTATCCGACACCAAATAGCCATATAATGTAGGGAGAAAAGGATGATCCAGCATCTGCATAATCTCCCTCTCAGTTTGGGCCCTAGACACCTTCTTCCTGCTCGCCAAAAATTCATTGTCCATCACTTTTAATGCAAACAGGCAGTTTGTGTCAACAAGCTCAGCAAGATAAACAGTCCCAATATCACCGCAGCCAAGCTTCTTCAGTAGCTTGAAGTGTCTCAAACCCAAGCTTCCGTGCTGCTTCTGAACATGGTGAACGGCTTCCCATCTCAAGTCTTTTGACATGTGAGGTCTATAGCCACAACGACTAGATCCACTTAGATAGCTATCCTCACTAAGAGTTGTGCTACTACTATACTCACCAATACTACTTTTTGAGCTTTGGGAGAACTCCCCCTTTTCTCTTGATCTAGATCTCTCGTCAGTTATTGTCACTACGGTTCTATTATCACATTTCAAACTAGTACCAGGTTTGCTTGAGCTTGCATCAGGAATACTTGAATTGACTTCAATGCTATGATTTGAATTTCTACAAACTGGAGAtgctttttgattttctttattcCCATTCTTTGGACTATAGTCGCGTGTCCAACTGCTCAACTTACTTGCACTAGGACCTAGATCATCTTTTTCGTTGCATATATTCAAACTGCTGGAAGCAGAAGTTGAATCTTGCTTTACTTTTTTCTTCATGAAGCTCTTGTTTCTGAAGATAGGCTTGATAAAACATGGACTATTGCAACCAGAATTGCTTACTCTACTACCAGGGCTGGACTTGGTAAATAAAAATGCAGAATGGAACTTGTCCTTCTGCCCCTTCTCTGGCATGGGAGTTTCTACAGTGACTTTACTCAAGTCTGAGGTCCTTTCGTCAACTTTCTCACTAATATTAGCAGTAGAAGAATCTGCAGATGTCAGCATGTCTTTCCCCATTTCTGTTATCTCAGCATCCGAGCCACAGGGGGAATGAAGAATCTGCTCCTGTTTAGGTAATTTAGTCATCATGGATGTCTGTGTCGTCACTTCAACCAAAGGATCAGAAGGATGAGAACTTAGATTCGATAACTCTGCTTTAGGCACTTCCATAGGTCCAAACCTCTTCTCAGAAGAATCAAATGTTATTCTCTCGGGTACTAAAGAGATTTCTACTAAATTTGCTTTCCCCTGAGTCAGGTGGGAGACAGATCCATTGTCCTCAACCACCACTGCTCTGTAGAACCTTTTGATTGTTCCTGATTCAGGAATCCCTGATGCACCAGCCGGCCTCAATAATCGCTTCGTTGCAGCCAACTCTGATGCCTGAGAGATGCATAATCCTCTTAGTGCCTGCTTCAAACTCACAGGTTCTGAAACTCCAATTCCCAAAGCCTGAGATGAACCGACTCTCATGGGTCTTTTCATTAAACTCTTCCTTAAAGCATCTCCACCACCAGCATGGGACAGGCTGCAAGCTCCAGCTGAAGTTTTCACATCAATTGCACCAAAGAGACGGTTAATGTCATCCTCTATATAAGTCTTTTTTCCACTTTTTGGCATAAATTTCATTTTGGCCTTTCCACCTCTTCTGGCTTCAAAATCTAGTTCTTCAGTTGATTCAACAATTTCACTAGTGCTAGGTGACGCATCCATGTTTGTAGGACTTAACTAAATATCCATGAACAAGTACATTGACATATGAATTATACTAATCCATTTCCGAAGAAACATTTTGAAGATGAAGCCGTGCAGAGATCAGATAGAATCCCACCTTTTCTTTCAGGTTCAGTTCAATCATAATGATTGCGAGATGCAAATAGCCTAGTAATATCCATCTACTAACAATCAAGCTGTCAAATCCTACAATGAAAAGCAAGTCAGATAATAGAAGCCATATCAGTTCATAGTAAACAGTATTTAGAGATAATGGTCATTTATACATAGAATTTAGAGAGGCGTGCGAACAATTTTCAATACTGACATAAATTATCTGAACCATTGTTAATTTAAGCCagaattttgaaattgttgggATTTCATAAAgacaaaaattcagattaattaattttagtttCATTGAAATCAATCACCGTGATCACAAACTTTCAGTTGGATTACATCTGAATTCATATGCAAACAacgaaaaaaaacaaattaagacttcgtgagatcaaaaacacaaaacaagcgcacaaaaaaaaatgaagaaaatagtaTAATCACAGTAACCAacgaaaaaaacaaaacactaactaaacaaagaaaaataaaatcacgaAACCTAAGTACCACCTCTGTTCGCGACTACCACGGTACCGTACAATCTAAGAAAAAATTATAACAGATGAGAAACATATAGATACGGAAAACAGAGAACGAACCAGAGGAAGGCCAGAATCGTCGAAAAGAACCGAATCAGACACCGTTGGCAGCCTCAAAGACGACTAATAAAAGAGAGAACCGCAGTTGCAGATATAGAAATCTAGGGCTACAGAAACAGAGACCGAAAGCGAATAGGGAGGAGATATTAGGGCACGAGAAGGACGTTGGAGAGTGAATGAGGAAAAAAGGAAAGTTAGGAAATGCAAATCACGAGAAGCGTCACTTGCTCGCACTCAGTCACggtttctctctctctgctaCTGTTTCTTTCTCCGAGATGACGCAAAGAAATAAGACGGAGctttgagttttttcttttctttttgttttttcaaattgCGTTGTATTTGTATGGCCAGGAACTGGGAGTCGCATACTGGCATCCTCTGCACAGCGGGCATACTAGTCTCGTGCTTGcctctcttttttaaaaataaaataatcaattacgtgatggaaaaataataataataataataataattttcccTTCAATTGGATTTCGGCAATATGCCGACCACTTTTGTTTCGGGTTTTGGGTAAGGAAAATATTTTTACGGGTTAAGAAAATAACACAAATTGGGTCATTAAATATTTCGAATTTCACCCATTACACCATTTCcgtgcaatttcaatcaattCATATCGATAATTGCCAAACCGGTGTGTAGAATACAAAACGCGACatcgaataaaaaataaaataaagcatgTGAATGAAATCAATTAAACAAAGAAGAGTGAGGAGAACTATTATAGTGCATGAACCAACCATAATTTCTGATGATACCAACAAGAGGAGGAACTATAATTGATTATTTGCAATAATATACCAAATCAGCAATACAATTAATTAACCATATACCAAGTCATCAATACAATTTAAAAAAGATTGAACTTTCCAGCAGAACTCCGCTCATAGTGGATGATAACTTTCTTTTACTTGATTGTTACTTTAACTCCCATCATCATATAGATTAGGGTGAAAAAACAGGGCCCTCTTTGACCGATTATGAGTTTTGAATTGATGCGCGCAAAATACCCTTTTTCATCTTTTGAAATGGCTGTTTAATTTTAACTTTGATGCTCATTATTAACACATAAGATCCAACACCAACAAGTATAATAATCACAACCATAACTTGTGCCTTTTTTTTGTCAATGTagatgtgtgttttttttcgtTCAAAGGTATCATAAGGGATGGTAGGAATATTCGTAGATTATATGGTACTATAATCGCTCTCATTGAACTAAAGAGGTTTTGGGTTCGAATGGGATAGtagaataatttttaaaaatataaagaacAGTGAAGTGAGGGGTAGGAATGCCCGTAGAGGTACCCAAAAGCGAACAATACCATAATCAACGCACTTGAAACATGTCTCGAGAGGAGGGTAAGAATGCATGTAAAAGTATTAGATAGTGGATAATACCATAGTCAACACATTGAAAACATGTCTTAATCATAAAAGCTTGTGTGGCATAGCTCAAGCCGTGTAATTAATTAGacaattatttattattgtttcaCTTTATACAAACATGTATCTATCAACAATCTTGCAACCAAACACGCCTGCATGGCTTTTATGTAGAGGACAATACTAGGTGAATTGGAGTCGAGACAATTAGTTTGTTAACTATCGTCTATCTACGACAATGCCAATTCCATGTATACAGGGACAACAACTAAACTCTTAACAGAAATTGTACACACTTTGTTGGTTGTAGTAGTAATCTAATTAACTTTATGGAATTATGATTAGGAAGATTTAGATATGATATGTTCCTTGATTAGCTAATGACTTGTATGAGGAAGGAAAGATACCAGCAGACGCAAAGTTCACATCCTCCTGATTGTGAGTTCTGAAAATTGGAAAACCAAATCAATAATTTAAGCCCACGTAATGAACCAAATATTTGATTTGTTGCCATTCTGTTATATTCATTTTGAAGCGCCAAAATCATTTATCCCTTTCATTTATTTCTACCCAAAATTTGGGAAAGCACGAATGATTGTCGGAATCAATCATACCAACACTAATATACTGAATCCCATAAAAAATCCGTATTAAAACATGTTAGGCGAGAATAGTAGTAATAGAATGAGTGGTATCAATTGAAGTTCTCGTGTTGCAACCCCTCTCGAAACCGACATAAATATGAATTGGGAATATAATGGTGTACTTTATTTCAGGGATGATCttgcttgtttgtttgttattgTCAAACAAGGCAAAAGTTTCTACTATTATTTAGGGTTATGAAAGAAATTCATTGATTTTCCCCAATTGTACATGGAATAAAGAAATCGTATGCAATTAATGATCATAAAAAAAAGTTTCCATAATTTGATGTCGTAATCCCCATCATTAGGATTCTGTCCGAAGATAAGGCCCACCACCATTTCACCCAAAAATCACTCAGTCGGCAAATCCAATGTGTTAACAAATGGCCGGCCCAAATTCTTGGCCCAATAAAACGCTAAACCCCacttcaaaagcaaaaaagtaCCCGTGCACTCACTGTCTCGGTCCTCTCTCCAAAAACACACGGCGTTAACCCTGTGTCTCTGAAATGGAGTCGTCGTTGCCAGACGACCTCGCCGACGATATGCAGAGCCTGAGCTTTACCTCCACTGCGACCACTGCGACCACAATCCACCGTAGCACGAGTTCCGGTTCCTCATCAACCACTCTCACACCGGCCACGTCCACTCACGGCTCCTTCTCATCCAAGGTCCGATCCAACATCTCCCTCGCCGACCTCCGCTTCTCCCTTAGGCTTGGTGCCGGCGACATTGGCTCCGTCTATCTCGCAGAGCATAAGAATCCCGCTGATGCCGGTAACTGCGCTCTCTTCGCCGCCAAGGTCATGGACAAGAAGGAGCTGATCTCGAGAAGTAAGGAAGGCAGGGCCAGGACGGAGAGGGAAATACTCGAATTGTTGGACCATCCTTTCTTGCCTACACTCTATGCAAGTATAGACTCGCCCCGTTGGCTCTGCCTATTGACGGAGTTTTGTCCCGGCGGTGACCTCCATGTCATCCGCCAACGCCAGCCCAATAAACGGTTCGACGAAACCGCCGTCAGGTGCACCCTTCATCACTTGCACGCATTTGATTTCCTTtaaatttgttctttttggtAGAATTATTATCATATTCAAAAATTTACGTGATCGTGAGCGGTTTAGTTGAGAGTGACGGATCGGGTCAGTGCGCGTCATACCCGCTAGTTCACTGTCGTCTGTGAGTATGATTTAATTGGCATGTGTGGTCGTGTCACGATTTAGAGAACAAGAAGCGATCCGGAGCACTGAAGTCAATGGATATGTTTGACCTTTTTTATTCTTCACCTATTAGGGTTCGACGCGTGTGGCTTTGGAAGTTTCACTGTGCTTGTTAAGTATAGAGCCATGTGCCAATTGGACGCTCTTGAAGCCAATAGGGTCTCTACTACAACACTATTACGCTAATGCCACTCTTCTACTACATGTGCCAGTGTGGTTTGTTGTCAGCTAGTGGTTTTATGCATGGTTTGGGGGGGCCAACAACTCAGCAGCAACGGTGGCGCTTCCGCATCCCATAATTTAGCAGTTGAAGGTGTCATGTCCGTGCCAGCTTATTTGGCCTGTGGTTACTGTTTACAAGTACTGTTGCATACTgcgaccaagttaggtttctaTAGCTGGTCATGACTCATCCGTTTGTCTTAATTAGGAAGGACTAAGATCTAGAATTATAACTTCAACGCGGCTTAAGATATTGTCTAAAGCAGATAGGCTTGTTATGAGAGGGCCAAAAGACAGTACTCCACACTCAAGAGTCCGATGCTGTTTGAAATCTATTCATTTCCCTTTATTGAGAGGACAAATGCGACGCTCGATTTTGCTTTTGTGTTATCCAAAATATATATCCCGGGTATCAAAGTTCCAATTAATTTGTGTTCCGTTATCTTTGGCCCGGGATTTCTGGGTTGATCATTCATATTAGACCTCCCAACAGTAGGGGCTGGTCACTGGTGGTCCCAATTTTTTCCTATTTGCTTCCTGGTCTcttgtttagtgtttctagcaACAAATTTCTACGTATTTTCTCgacctttttcttttcaagACATGCACAGACCTTACACTcctcattgtttttttcttatgattttctataattttctACTTGTTTCGGCCTCTATAGAAAGTAGACATAGCCAGGGAAAATCCATGAGCTCTTTGTGAATGTGAATGAATAATCATATTGGCTTGGATGATTCAATAATGATCTACCTTCTCAGCTCAtatgattttatgattttaaatTTCTTTATATAACCTAACCTTGTTCCCAAATTATGGTGCTTGACCATATATGCAGTCGATCCTTGCCTCTGCTCTAACTTATGAGTTTTCCACTATGTTGTAGAAACATTTAGTTTATAGTGATGATGTAAAAAGGAAAGTTAAGTAGACGATTATGGTGATTTCTTTACTGAACTTCGGTTTTTGGCGCATGTTGGGTGgaagtttcttttcctttttctattgATTATAGATTGCATCAGAATAAATAGTTTGGCGTAGAGATTACAAGGAAGTTTGTTTAGAACATATGTAACAGATAGaatcaaaataatttaatgCCTTGATTTGACAATATCGTGCATGTAAACCGCAATTTCTGGTTTCTAAAGAATAAATATCTAGAACTATCGCCATTAGTTGGTCCACGTGCTTCCTGGGTCATGTAATCGAGTGCTTAGGGACTGTTGCACCCTCTTGATTATTCTATTAGGCGATGGTCCCCTTTTTGAAGCTGCACTAATCTTATTTTAATCTCATGTGGGTTTACTTTATTAGTCTATTTGCGAATCAGCTTAGCGTAAGattgctttttttcttttgtaattaCTAAGTCAATTAGTCCATTCTTAATGGGATGCTTTGATTCCGTGTTATTCCAGGTTCTATGCTTCAGAAGTGGTGGTCGCTTTAGAGTATCTTCACATGATGGGAATTGTATACCGCGATTTAAAGCCTGAAAATGTGCTCGTTAGATCAGATGGCCACATCATGCTCACAGATTTTGACCTTTCATTAAAATGTGATGATTCTACATCAACGCCGCAGATTGTTTCTGATCCAAGCACCCCTGTTTTAGCCCCACAAACCGAGTACCAGGTAGAGCATCGTCCATTCACCTCATACTTCTTGCATCATTCCCAGCTGTAGAGTCCCTGCCGTTTCATGTTTCAACCCAAAACGCAAACGCAAAAAGAAGATACGCAGTCGTGCTGGGTCCCGAGTTTGTGGCTGAGCCGATTGATGTCCAGGGTCCATGTCATTTGTAGGTACCCACGAGTACTTGGCACCGGAGATTGTGTCCGGTGAAGGCCATGGGAGTCCAGTGGATTGGTGGACACTCGGGATATTTATGTTTGAACTATTTTATGGGGTGACACCCTTCAAAGGTGTGGACCACGAACTAACCCTAGCTTAATATAGTTGCTCGAGCCCTCGAGTTCCCAAGGAACCTGTCTTCCAAATACGGCCAAGGATCTGATCTCTCAACTATTAGCCAAGGACCCATGTAGACGAATGGGGTCCACAATGGTGCATCAGCAATCAAGCACCATTCTTTTTTCCAAGGGGTCAATTGGGCATTGTTGAGATGTACACCTCCACCGTATATTCCCCCGCCGTTTAGTAGAGAAGTTGTATCAGATGAAAGTTGTCCTGAAACTCCCGTGGATTATTTCTAGTAAGTTGAAATGAAATGCTAATAAGTAATAAGAATGTGAAGGCTTTGTCATTGTTTCTAGCTCATTGTTACTTTCCGGTTGGCCGAGATGAGTGGATCTCAAAGAACAAATTGTTAAAGAATCTAGGATTTTATTGTCTATTGTCAATGCTGATGTTGGGAACATCGGATACTGACAAGATGAAAATTAAGCGATGAAATTGGCCTGAAGCCAAAGCCAAAAGGAGCCGCGTGATAGGCTGGCTAGCGATGGCAAAAGGGACCCAAGCATGGGGCAGGCCTTAAAGGAATTGCTGCTTGTTCATGGGGGTTTGTTGTGTATGGTTTTACTTTGTGAAGAGCCTGTCATTTCCTCGCATGTGAATTGTTTGGTGCAAAGGAAAGATGTAGGGGCAGGTGTAGGCCCCAGATAATGACTAAGCCTTTTTAGACGTTTATGTCTTGGAGCTGTTCGTCCTCGCTTTGCTGTTAGGAGCCCAGCCCAAACCTACCAAGCCCACGTTACATTTACCAGCCCAACTTAGCATTTGACCAGTTGAATGGAAGGCTAATCCAACCCGACGTATGgcccaattaaattaaaaacaatgaaaaaagagAGTACTTATATTCGATTCCTATCAGTTAAAAACATAATTTTGTTTAGATTAATCCATttccaaaaaaattatcaacTCAAATTCAATTGCAAACCCTCAAAAACAATAATTTAACATATCATTTCTCAGGAGAAACAtttgattttataaattttataagATTTTAAAGGGAGTTAAGAGAGtgttttccatttaattttttaatattttctggTATTTTTGTTAACTatttaacaataataataaaaaaaattgaaaatgggCCGACCGACTCGGGCCCCGGTAGCAGCTTATAAAGCACGCACAGTACCAAAGCCCATTCATTCTTTCCCTAAACAGTGCTCTCCCGCGCCCCTTGCTCCCGGGCATATTAAAGCCAAGTATTTAACTCTTCGCCTGCTACACGAACCCTAGAGACCAAACAATGGAGGAAGAGAAGAACCGCACGACCAACGCTGTAGTGACAGAGAGCGAGGAAGAGCCTGTTGTTGGGCCCGGGCCAGCGAAGAGAGCTCGCCCTAAGCGTCCTCTCCAGTTCGAGCAAGCATATCTCGATGCCCTTCCCTCCGCTAACATGTACGCATTGCTTTTGCGGTTTTTTTGTGTCTCTCGTTTGTTGAATTGTTTCTAGGGTTTATATACTGTGCTATCGTTTTGGACTTTTCCGATTCAGTGACTGGTAATTTCAATATAATGTGAACTTTGGAAGTAAGTTTACGGTTTCTATCCGTTGAAGTGTTTCTAGGGTTTAGGATGCGATCGTTTTGGACTTTCTAATGTGGAGTAGATGGTTGAATTCTGGCTAATTTTTAACTGCGAATCTGGATTTGGCAATCTGATTCCCACCATCCCCAGTAGATTTTATTTAAACTAATTGATCTTAGTGAATTATAGCTTGGCTTATTTACCCCTCTATCTCCAATTCACACGTTTAGACTGCAAACCCTAAGATTCAAAAGGGGCTTGGAATGACGAAAACTACTTGAAAATCTTATGTCATTTTCTTCCCCAATCAACGAATTTCAGACCAATAATCTCAGGCATGTCTGAGgcactttttaaaatttgaagtgGAGTAGATAGTGTCCAACTTTGCATTTATCTGTGCCTTTTTACGTTTCATCTAGATGCAGATTTGTAGCTAGGTAGTTGCATCCTTTGGAATTTCCTTGTCTGCTTCCGCAATTTCCAGTCGCCCCCTTTGAAAATACAAATTTGCttaacttttgattttttggcTAGGTGCCTAGGTGCAAGTAGAAGTCCAATAATGgggtttaaatattttaaataatttgtgATTACTATCACTCTTTACAAGAGCTTATAAATCACTTTTTCGTTTGCTGGAAAAAAATGTTAATAGATGCTTGAGGAGCTTTTACaaggttttcttttataattttttttctaaccttgattttcattttacaGGTATGAGAAAAGTTATATGCACCGGGATGTGGTTACGCATGTGGCCGTATCAGCAGCTGAATTTTTCATAACTGGAAGCATTGATGGTATAAGTAAAATAGTGTTTCCTTTTTCATTTGAATTGTCACctgtttttcatattttcatatGAATGCTTGTTCTGGAATGCAAGAATGCAATACCTCTTTTCAGATACTTCAAATCTAACTCATATACTTGAGGTTTGGAATGTTTTGTGGCAGAATGACTCAGGAATAGATGGTTATTACTGGTAGTAGTTGGAAATGTAAAGATTGATAAATAGTGATAAGCCTTTATTTGCCTTCTCTGAGGATGAAAATTTACAAAGGCAATGTTACACCTAGGTTGTTAGCAAAGCAGATAGACTTGGTCATGTTCATGATATTTTGTTAGACAGTTTCTCAACTGCAATGAGGTCAAGGATTAGTGTGGGCAACAATCTTTTGTTGTCGTTGATGATTGGATGTGTTATCAGTTTGTTGATGActtagttttgtttgttttctttttaactcttttttttaattgtactGAATCAGGGCATTTgaaattttggaagaaaaaagcTATTGGCATTGAGTTTGCAAAGCATTTCAGATCCCACCTTGGTCCCATAGACGGTCTAGCGGTGAGTTCTTTTCCTTTGACTTCAGAGATCTCAACTGGAAACAGATTTGTTAGCTGACCCTTGCATTGATCAACTTTTTTGTCCCTTGAGTTTTGATGGTGCTTAACCTTTATCTGtgaattatttatgttttttgcaTTGACCTTTGTGTTTCAGCTTACAGCTCTAGGTACCATGCCACTTGTTAGATTGTCTGGAATGAGTGCTTTCTATGATTCACTAATATTTGCTATTGAAACATCATGTTTATAAACATATGCTGTttccttattcttcttcttcattttcttttcatcataTTTATTGTTGTTGGTGGCTTGGTGCAATTCTCAACTATGGCCTTGATCAGGAATGCAGGTTAGCGCAGATGGTCTTCTTTGTTGTACTATTTCAAGCGATCGTTCGGTGAAGGTGTATGATGTTGTTAATTATGATATGATGGTTATGATTCGCCTATCGTATGTTGCTGGTAGCGTTGAATGGGTCTACAAACAAGGGGATGTCAAGGCGAATGTAGTTGTTAGTGATCGGAACTCctcatatgtacatatatatgatgtACGAGCTGGTTCAAATGAGCCCATCATCTCAAGAGAGGTTTTTAGTTACCTTGAAATTTGCTGGCCCTTATAATtaactttttttccttcttactCTCTTCATCATTTGCCGGGTAAAAAGTTCTTATAAGTTTCTTATCCTTTGGATCTCTATATTTGTTGACTTTTACTCTCCAGATACACTTGGGGCCTATAAAAGTTATGAGGTACAATCCTGTATTTGACGCTGTTATATCAAGTGATGCAAAGGGAATAATAGAATATTGGAGCCCtactgatcttcagttccctgCAAGCGAGTATGTAGTGCATGTTAGAATTTGCATTCTGTTTTTCCCTTTATAGctatattttttctcttttatcttcATTCAACGCATAGTAGCGGACATGTTATTGTATCTTGTTCTTCTGGCAACCTTTATTATTAGATTTAAAGAGTTTTTTTAGGTTTTCTTATTGCCATGAACACCTAACAGTTCATTTTATTGTGCATGCAGGGTGAATTTTAAGTTGAAAAGTGATACTGATCTATTTGAAATTGTGAAGTGCAAAACCACCGTTTCTACAATTGAGGTATGATATTTATTTGTCAAAAActttgaattgccaatgatttgATGACTTTTTTGTTCGATGCCTCTGTGTGCAGTTGCTGTAATTGCTGAGTATGTGGGAGTTCGTTTTTGTACGAGTAGAAATTTAGTGATAAATATAATTGCATTGCTCTTTAGGTAAGCCCGGATGGTAAGCAATTTTCCATTACATCACCCGATCGTAGAATACGCATATTTTGGTTCAAAACAGGGAAACTAAGACGGGTTTATGATGAATCACTTGAGGTAATGACAAATTTTGCTGTAGTCATGTAAAATATGTATTTGTGCTCTATTACAATGATTGAATACCTTTTGTTGATTAGGTGGCTCAAGACCTTCAGAGGAGTGATGTCCCCATGTACCGGTTAGAAGCTATTGATTTTGGACGAAGGATGGCGGTTGAGaaggaaattgaaaaaacagaaaCTGCACCATCACCAAATGCTGTTTTTGATGAAAGCTCTAACTTTCTCATATATGCAACCTTACTTGGTATAAAAGTAAGACATTACCTTCTTGTATTTGGACTATTGAAATTTTTCTTAAAGTACCTAATtttttgtatatgttttttttttgctatgattTCTTATTGTTTCATTGCTCTTTGAGTTGACAGGTAGTAAATATGCATACCAACAAAGTTGCTCGAATTCTAGGAAAGGTGGAGAGCAATGACAGGTTCCTGAAAGTTGCCTTGTATCAGGGCGATCGAAGTAGTAAAAAAGCGAGAAAAATTCCTGCAGCTGCAGCCAATGTCAACGAAAGCAAGGAGCCTTTGACAGATC is part of the Tripterygium wilfordii isolate XIE 37 chromosome 7, ASM1340144v1, whole genome shotgun sequence genome and encodes:
- the LOC120001311 gene encoding peptidyl-prolyl cis-trans isomerase CYP71-like — protein: MEEEKNRTTNAVVTESEEEPVVGPGPAKRARPKRPLQFEQAYLDALPSANMYEKSYMHRDVVTHVAVSAAEFFITGSIDGHLKFWKKKAIGIEFAKHFRSHLGPIDGLAVSADGLLCCTISSDRSVKVYDVVNYDMMVMIRLSYVAGSVEWVYKQGDVKANVVVSDRNSSYVHIYDVRAGSNEPIISREIHLGPIKVMRYNPVFDAVISSDAKGIIEYWSPTDLQFPASEVNFKLKSDTDLFEIVKCKTTVSTIEVSPDGKQFSITSPDRRIRIFWFKTGKLRRVYDESLEVAQDLQRSDVPMYRLEAIDFGRRMAVEKEIEKTETAPSPNAVFDESSNFLIYATLLGIKVVNMHTNKVARILGKVESNDRFLKVALYQGDRSSKKARKIPAAAANVNESKEPLTDPTILCCAFKKHRIYLFSQREPEEPEDATKGRDVFNEKPPPDELLAVSDIGKAVTTSLPDTVILHTTMGDIHMKLYPEECPKTVENFTTHCRNGYYDNLIFHRVIKGFMIQTGDPLGDGTGGQSIWGREFEDEFHKSLRHDRPFTVSMANAGPNTNGSQFFITTVATPWLDNKHTVFGRVSKGMDVVQALEKVKTDKTDKPYQDVKILNVTVPKS